The following are encoded in a window of Hyalangium minutum genomic DNA:
- a CDS encoding carbohydrate binding domain-containing protein — MPRWGIHALLGLVLLGASLPAVAGTTTVYYYTPYKGWSTVYLHHDAGGNWTAVPGTQLSAACTGWVAKVVTTGTGSTFQAVFTDGQNRWDNYNNQSGANYALPTQGTHQVKNGQLLANAGTPCVADTQPPTAPTGLTQGAVTASSVTLSWTASTDNVGVARYEVLRNGSTVGTPTGTSYTDSGLTAGTSYSYTVKAVDAAGNVSAASSALSVTTPAASQAEVYYYTRTRGWSTVNIHYAPTGGSWTAAPGVAMNETACTDWVKKTISLGSATGMKAAFNNNAGTWDNNGGADYSLGTGRITVRDGVVTANAASPCVALPPDTTPPSVPAGVTASAAGTRVDLSWSASTDDRGVTGYELTRTGGTQGLRTLTTSLTSYSDTGLEPQTAYSYTVKALDAAGNKSAASASVSATTGSAPPPPAAGEPLGGDIREDSIYFVLTARFYDGDPSNNRGGSMHVKSGNAANNDPMFRGDFKGLIQKLDYIKGLGFSAIWITPVVLNRSDYDYHGYHAWDFNKVDPRLESSGATYQELINAAHAKGLKIIQDVVYNHSSRWGAKGLWSAKVYGVRDSQWSWYYDAPVAGFEYDGLTIEPGTGKSYYNGDLWSTGEPAGNTCRSWGVATGSYSQEGYRIYNCQWPNPTSGMFPAQYFHQCWIGNWEGEDSRSCWIHEDLADFNTESAPVQSFLTGVYNRYIDMGVDGFRIDTAVHIPRLTWNRRFLPAARQHAETKFGTKGRDFFMFGEVGSFVNDKWNRGSPNHSAQFFTWKERREYSADDAVAALEQYNYEQGQGTGNQPVSTNAFLQGNSYHAPDHSQFSGMSVIDMRMHMNFGEASNAFWNGKDSDDSYNDATYNVVYVDSHDYGPNKSSTRYAGGTDAWAENMSLMWTFRGIPTLYYGSEIEFQAGKQIDCGPTCPLGTTGRAYYGDNLEGSVTASDYGVVASASGKVAETLSKPLARHLQRLNQIRRRIPALQKGQYSTEGVTGSMAFKRRFTDASRGVDSFALVTVSGGATFSGIPNGTYKDAITGDVKTVANGTLTASVTGKGNLRVYVLDLPGNAAPGKVGSDGPYLKP, encoded by the coding sequence ATGCCGCGCTGGGGAATCCACGCCCTCCTGGGCCTGGTGCTGTTGGGAGCGAGCCTGCCTGCGGTCGCCGGAACCACGACGGTCTACTACTACACGCCCTACAAAGGCTGGAGCACGGTCTACCTCCACCATGACGCGGGGGGGAACTGGACGGCGGTGCCAGGGACGCAGCTGAGCGCGGCCTGTACGGGCTGGGTGGCCAAGGTCGTCACGACGGGGACGGGCAGCACCTTCCAGGCCGTCTTCACCGATGGGCAGAACCGCTGGGACAACTACAACAACCAGTCGGGCGCCAATTACGCCCTGCCCACGCAAGGGACACACCAGGTCAAGAACGGCCAGCTCCTGGCGAATGCGGGCACGCCCTGCGTGGCGGATACACAGCCGCCCACGGCGCCCACGGGGCTGACGCAGGGCGCGGTGACGGCGAGCTCGGTCACGCTCTCGTGGACGGCGTCGACGGACAACGTAGGCGTGGCGCGTTACGAGGTGCTGCGCAACGGCAGCACGGTTGGGACGCCCACCGGCACGAGCTACACCGACAGCGGCCTGACGGCTGGCACCTCTTATAGCTACACGGTGAAGGCCGTGGATGCGGCGGGCAACGTGTCCGCCGCCAGCAGTGCGCTGTCCGTGACGACGCCGGCCGCCAGCCAGGCCGAGGTTTACTACTACACGCGCACCCGCGGCTGGAGCACCGTGAACATCCACTACGCGCCCACGGGCGGCTCGTGGACGGCGGCGCCGGGGGTGGCGATGAACGAGACGGCTTGCACGGACTGGGTGAAGAAGACGATCAGCCTGGGCTCGGCCACAGGGATGAAGGCGGCGTTCAACAACAACGCTGGAACCTGGGACAACAACGGAGGCGCGGATTACTCGCTGGGGACGGGACGCATCACGGTGAGGGATGGCGTGGTCACCGCCAATGCCGCGTCTCCGTGTGTGGCGCTGCCGCCCGACACCACGCCGCCTTCCGTGCCGGCGGGAGTCACCGCCTCGGCGGCCGGGACGCGGGTGGATCTGAGCTGGAGCGCGTCGACAGATGATCGCGGGGTGACGGGCTATGAGCTCACCCGGACAGGCGGGACGCAGGGCTTGCGGACGCTGACCACCTCGCTGACGAGCTACAGCGACACGGGGCTGGAGCCGCAGACGGCCTACAGCTACACGGTGAAGGCCCTGGACGCAGCGGGCAACAAGTCGGCGGCCAGCGCCTCGGTCTCGGCCACGACGGGCAGCGCGCCTCCACCTCCCGCGGCGGGAGAGCCGCTGGGGGGAGACATCCGTGAGGACTCCATCTACTTCGTGCTCACGGCGCGCTTCTATGACGGCGATCCGTCCAACAACCGCGGCGGCAGCATGCACGTGAAGTCTGGCAACGCGGCCAACAACGATCCGATGTTCCGCGGGGACTTCAAAGGGCTGATCCAGAAGCTGGACTACATCAAGGGCCTGGGTTTCTCGGCCATCTGGATCACCCCGGTGGTGCTGAACCGCTCGGACTACGACTACCACGGCTATCACGCGTGGGACTTCAACAAGGTGGACCCGCGCCTGGAGTCGTCGGGCGCCACGTACCAGGAGCTGATCAACGCGGCGCACGCGAAGGGTCTGAAGATCATCCAGGACGTGGTCTACAACCACTCCAGCCGCTGGGGCGCCAAGGGGCTGTGGTCCGCCAAGGTCTACGGGGTGCGCGACAGCCAGTGGAGCTGGTACTACGACGCGCCTGTTGCCGGCTTCGAGTACGACGGGCTGACGATCGAGCCGGGCACGGGCAAGTCCTATTACAACGGGGATCTGTGGTCGACGGGGGAGCCAGCCGGCAACACGTGCCGCAGCTGGGGCGTGGCGACGGGCTCGTACAGCCAGGAGGGCTATCGCATCTACAACTGCCAGTGGCCGAACCCCACCTCGGGCATGTTCCCAGCGCAGTACTTCCACCAGTGCTGGATCGGCAACTGGGAGGGGGAGGACTCGCGGAGTTGCTGGATCCACGAGGACCTGGCGGACTTCAACACGGAGAGCGCGCCGGTGCAGAGCTTCCTCACGGGCGTGTACAACCGCTACATCGACATGGGAGTGGATGGCTTCCGCATCGACACGGCGGTCCACATCCCGCGGCTGACGTGGAACCGGCGCTTCCTGCCGGCGGCCCGGCAGCATGCCGAGACGAAGTTCGGCACCAAGGGCCGGGACTTCTTCATGTTCGGCGAGGTGGGCTCGTTCGTGAATGACAAGTGGAACCGGGGCTCGCCGAACCACTCCGCGCAGTTCTTCACGTGGAAGGAGCGCCGGGAGTACAGCGCGGACGACGCGGTGGCGGCGCTCGAGCAGTACAACTACGAGCAGGGGCAGGGCACGGGCAACCAGCCGGTGTCCACCAACGCCTTCCTCCAGGGCAACAGCTACCACGCCCCGGATCACAGCCAGTTCTCCGGCATGAGCGTGATCGACATGCGCATGCACATGAACTTCGGCGAGGCGAGCAACGCCTTCTGGAACGGCAAGGACTCGGACGACAGCTACAACGACGCCACCTACAACGTGGTGTACGTGGACTCGCACGACTACGGCCCCAACAAGTCCTCGACGCGCTATGCGGGGGGGACGGACGCGTGGGCCGAGAACATGAGCCTGATGTGGACGTTCCGGGGCATTCCCACGCTGTATTACGGCTCGGAGATCGAGTTCCAGGCGGGCAAGCAGATCGACTGCGGGCCCACGTGCCCGCTGGGGACCACGGGCCGCGCGTACTACGGGGACAACCTCGAGGGGAGCGTGACGGCCTCGGACTACGGCGTGGTGGCCAGCGCCTCGGGGAAGGTGGCGGAGACGCTGAGCAAGCCGCTGGCCCGGCACCTGCAGCGGCTGAACCAGATCCGCCGGCGCATCCCCGCGCTCCAGAAGGGTCAGTACTCCACCGAGGGCGTCACGGGGAGCATGGCCTTCAAGCGGCGCTTCACAGATGCCTCCCGAGGGGTGGACAGCTTCGCGTTGGTCACCGTCTCCGGCGGCGCTACCTTCTCCGGCATTCCGAACGGCACCTATAAGGATGCGATCACCGGGGACGTGAAGACGGTGGCGAACGGGACGCTGACGGCCAGCGTCACGGGGAAGGGCAATCTGCGCGTGTACGTGCTCGATCTGCCGGGCAACGCGGCGCCCGGCAAGGTGGGCAGTGACGGTCCGTACCTGAAGCCTTGA
- a CDS encoding SDR family oxidoreductase: MPARSAIVVGGTGEIGKAVLARLRAEGLRAVCASNDVRQETPDALRVDVTDEASVSTMFEKAEQALGPITLLVNCSGVGIFAPLSELSAEDWRRTIDVNLTGAFLCSREAFKRMKAHGGGRIIHMGSVSDHLALVHNAAYAASKHGLRGLTGVLNEEGKTSSIRATLLSLGAVYTSFWHSRPEFSPSDMLSVDDVAQSIWEIAQKPLNVRVDELRLLPSKGVL; this comes from the coding sequence ATGCCGGCTCGGAGTGCGATCGTTGTCGGAGGAACCGGAGAGATCGGCAAGGCCGTCCTCGCCCGGCTGCGCGCCGAGGGGCTTCGCGCCGTGTGCGCCTCGAATGACGTGAGGCAGGAGACACCCGATGCCCTGCGAGTCGACGTCACGGATGAGGCCTCCGTCTCCACGATGTTCGAGAAGGCGGAGCAGGCGCTGGGCCCCATCACGCTCCTCGTCAATTGCTCGGGCGTGGGCATCTTCGCGCCACTCTCGGAACTCTCGGCGGAAGACTGGCGCAGGACGATCGACGTCAACCTGACAGGAGCCTTCCTCTGCTCGCGCGAGGCGTTCAAGCGCATGAAGGCGCACGGAGGCGGGCGCATCATCCACATGGGCTCCGTGAGTGATCACCTCGCCCTCGTCCATAACGCCGCCTACGCCGCGTCCAAGCACGGGCTTCGAGGCCTCACGGGCGTCCTGAACGAGGAAGGCAAGACCTCCTCCATCCGCGCCACGCTCCTCTCGCTGGGCGCCGTGTACACCTCGTTCTGGCACTCACGCCCGGAGTTCAGCCCCTCGGACATGCTCTCCGTGGACGACGTGGCCCAGAGCATCTGGGAGATCGCCCAGAAGCCCTTGAACGTGCGCGTCGATGAGCTCCGCCTCCTACCCTCCAAGGGAGTCCTCTGA
- a CDS encoding SDR family NAD(P)-dependent oxidoreductase produces the protein MGMPANAHLAVVTGASRGIGEAIATVLAESGLRVALIARNVEALSRLEAKLSATGAQVKAFSCDVADEAAVNATLEKIEASLGTPGVIVNNAGVGGPFHRADEVDQAEWDALFGVNVDGVRHFCRWALPRMKANRFGRIVNISSIQGLFGGALSSTYVATKHAIVGYSKAIAAEWGAYGITCNALCPGYIDTEMLANADPGVRKELRRRIPVGRFGSAEEVAQMVAFITGPFGGYINGSALVMDGGLSAHLANDVPSF, from the coding sequence ATGGGAATGCCAGCCAACGCCCACCTCGCGGTCGTCACGGGAGCCAGCCGGGGAATCGGTGAGGCAATCGCCACCGTGCTCGCGGAGAGCGGCCTCCGCGTAGCCCTGATCGCCCGGAACGTCGAGGCCCTCTCGCGGCTCGAGGCGAAGCTCTCCGCCACCGGGGCCCAGGTGAAGGCCTTTTCGTGCGACGTCGCGGACGAGGCCGCGGTCAACGCGACGCTGGAGAAGATCGAAGCGAGCCTGGGCACTCCGGGTGTCATCGTGAACAACGCGGGCGTGGGCGGCCCCTTCCATCGCGCCGATGAGGTCGATCAGGCGGAGTGGGACGCCCTGTTCGGCGTGAACGTGGACGGCGTCCGGCACTTCTGCCGGTGGGCGCTCCCTCGCATGAAGGCGAACCGCTTCGGGAGGATCGTCAACATCTCCTCCATCCAGGGCCTCTTTGGCGGGGCACTTTCCTCCACCTATGTGGCCACCAAGCACGCCATCGTCGGCTACTCGAAAGCGATCGCCGCCGAGTGGGGCGCCTATGGCATCACCTGCAATGCCCTCTGCCCCGGCTACATCGACACGGAGATGCTGGCGAACGCGGACCCTGGCGTAAGGAAGGAGCTGCGGCGCCGGATCCCTGTGGGCCGGTTCGGCAGCGCCGAAGAGGTGGCCCAGATGGTGGCCTTCATCACCGGGCCCTTCGGGGGCTACATCAACGGCAGCGCACTGGTGATGGACGGCGGCTTGTCCGCGCACCTGGCCAATGACGTGCCGTCGTTCTAA
- a CDS encoding acetyl/propionyl/methylcrotonyl-CoA carboxylase subunit alpha: protein MKRFHKVLVANRGEIAVRVLRTCRRLGLRTVAVFSDADRDAPHVRLADEAVRLGPAPARESYLSIDRVIAAAKSSGAGAIHPGYGFLSENEHFARACADAGCVFIGPPAEAIALMGNKRQAKLRMQAADVPCIPGYEAARPGESLDDEALVREGTRIGFPVMVKAAAGGGGRGMRLVRDAGALLDAIRSARSEAANAFGSGELILERAIEGARHVEVQVFADEHGNAVHLGERDCSIQRRHQKVVEESPSPAVTPALRERMGAVAVQAIRAIGYRGAGTIEFLLAPNGDFFFMEMNTRLQVEHPVTELITGLDLVEWQLRVADGEPLPLMQPEITFRGHAIEVRLCAEEPADGFLPQTGRLLAWEPPVGEGIRIDHGVREGQEITPFYDSMQAKLVAYGPDRETARERLAAALRELTVFGVATNGTFLQHVLAHDAFRSGRYDTGFVAAHMPPEKLRALGQASPEDQAVLAALLFHDDAMALAQREGFDPVGAGWSSSYALPVPLVLKDGASEFRAVIRPIAPAEYEVRIGDTGFTLALRSSAAGLVEVEVAGRRRAVRYRRAGESLWCSLDGLTRHVRDVSFRPPSERERTGDGRIRAPMDGRIIQVRAQAGAAVTRGDVLVVLEAMKMESPLVAPIDGVVKEVNVAVGVQVPARHVVAVVVPQGKAD, encoded by the coding sequence ATGAAGCGCTTTCACAAGGTGCTGGTGGCGAACCGGGGTGAAATCGCCGTGCGCGTGCTGCGGACCTGCCGCCGCCTCGGCCTGCGCACCGTCGCGGTGTTCTCGGATGCCGATCGGGATGCGCCGCACGTGCGGCTCGCGGACGAAGCGGTGCGGCTCGGACCGGCGCCGGCGAGGGAGTCGTACCTCTCCATCGATCGGGTGATCGCGGCGGCGAAGTCGTCCGGTGCCGGCGCCATTCATCCCGGCTACGGCTTCCTCTCGGAGAACGAGCACTTCGCGCGCGCATGCGCGGACGCGGGGTGTGTGTTCATCGGGCCGCCTGCCGAGGCCATCGCGCTGATGGGAAACAAGCGGCAGGCGAAGCTGCGCATGCAGGCCGCCGACGTGCCGTGCATCCCCGGTTACGAAGCGGCACGCCCCGGCGAGTCACTCGACGATGAGGCCCTCGTCCGCGAGGGCACGCGCATCGGGTTCCCCGTCATGGTGAAGGCGGCGGCGGGTGGCGGCGGGCGCGGCATGCGCCTCGTCCGGGACGCTGGCGCGCTGCTCGATGCCATCCGCTCCGCGCGCTCGGAGGCGGCGAACGCGTTCGGCAGTGGAGAGCTCATCCTCGAGAGAGCCATCGAAGGCGCGCGTCACGTCGAGGTCCAGGTCTTCGCGGACGAGCACGGGAACGCGGTGCACCTCGGCGAGCGCGACTGCTCGATCCAGCGGCGGCACCAGAAGGTGGTCGAGGAGAGTCCGTCGCCCGCCGTCACGCCGGCGCTCCGTGAGCGCATGGGAGCCGTCGCGGTCCAGGCGATCCGCGCCATCGGCTATCGCGGCGCCGGGACAATCGAGTTCCTGCTCGCGCCGAACGGTGACTTCTTCTTCATGGAGATGAACACGCGCCTGCAGGTCGAGCACCCGGTGACAGAGCTCATCACGGGGCTTGACCTGGTCGAATGGCAGCTGCGCGTCGCCGATGGAGAGCCGCTCCCGCTGATGCAGCCGGAGATCACCTTCCGCGGGCATGCCATCGAGGTGCGGCTGTGCGCGGAGGAGCCAGCAGACGGCTTTCTCCCGCAGACGGGACGGCTCCTTGCGTGGGAGCCGCCGGTGGGGGAGGGGATCCGCATCGATCACGGGGTACGCGAGGGCCAGGAGATCACGCCGTTCTACGACTCCATGCAGGCGAAGCTCGTCGCGTATGGGCCAGACCGGGAGACGGCTCGCGAGCGGCTCGCGGCGGCGCTGCGGGAGCTGACGGTGTTCGGCGTCGCGACGAACGGCACTTTTCTTCAGCATGTCCTCGCGCACGACGCGTTTCGCTCCGGCCGGTACGACACGGGCTTCGTCGCCGCGCACATGCCGCCGGAGAAGCTGCGCGCGCTTGGGCAAGCGTCCCCCGAGGACCAAGCGGTCCTGGCCGCACTGCTCTTCCATGACGACGCGATGGCGCTCGCCCAGCGGGAAGGCTTCGACCCGGTAGGGGCCGGCTGGAGCAGCTCCTACGCCCTGCCGGTGCCGCTGGTGCTGAAGGATGGGGCATCGGAGTTTCGCGCTGTCATCCGTCCCATTGCGCCAGCGGAGTACGAGGTACGGATCGGCGACACGGGATTCACGCTGGCTCTGCGTTCGAGCGCCGCCGGCCTCGTCGAGGTGGAAGTGGCCGGAAGGCGCCGGGCGGTCCGGTACCGGCGCGCGGGGGAGTCCCTGTGGTGCTCCCTCGACGGTCTCACGCGCCACGTTCGCGACGTCTCCTTCCGGCCTCCCTCCGAACGTGAACGCACGGGCGACGGCCGCATCCGCGCGCCGATGGACGGCCGCATCATCCAGGTCCGCGCCCAGGCTGGGGCGGCCGTGACGCGGGGGGACGTGCTCGTTGTCCTCGAAGCCATGAAGATGGAATCGCCGCTCGTCGCTCCCATCGACGGTGTCGTCAAGGAGGTGAACGTCGCGGTCGGGGTGCAGGTGCCAGCTCGACACGTCGTCGCGGTCGTCGTGCCCCAGGGCAAGGCGGACTGA
- a CDS encoding acyl-CoA carboxylase subunit beta translates to MPRLVSSIDLASASFATHRTEMLARVSELRAIEAKSRDTEQQAREKFQRRGQLLPRERLALLLDRGSPFLELSTLCGYKHHDDSDGSLAGGNILIGIGFVSGVRCLVVVTNSAIKGGTATPWGVQKTLRAQEIALENRLPVVSLVESGGANLLYQQELFVPGGETFYNQAKLSAAGIPQITVVHGSSTAGGAYIPGLSDHVIMVRGKAKVFLAGPPLLLAATGEVATDEDLGGAEMHATVAGTADHLAEDDADGIRIAREVIASLGWNDRLPPLERAAVEPPRYAADELCGVVPLDYRRPYDCREVIARIVDGSDFSPFKDEYDALTVCGWARVEGRAIGIIGNNGPITAKGAAKAGQFIQLCSQARTPIVYLQNTTGYMVGTQSEQGGIVKHGAKMLQAVANATVPQVTFLIGGSFGAGNYGMCGRAFHPRFIFAWPNARTAVMGGEQAAKVLSIVFSEKARRAGQPFDEAAMSEMSRPLIEQFDAESDAFHCSARLFDDGVIDPRDTRRVLGFILSTCEEAARRTLSPNTFGVARL, encoded by the coding sequence GTGCCCCGGCTTGTTTCCTCCATTGATCTGGCCTCCGCCAGCTTCGCCACGCACAGGACGGAGATGCTCGCCCGCGTCTCAGAGCTGCGCGCCATCGAGGCGAAGTCGCGCGACACCGAGCAGCAAGCCCGCGAGAAGTTCCAGCGCCGCGGACAGCTCTTGCCCCGCGAGCGCCTTGCGCTGCTGCTCGACCGCGGCTCGCCCTTCCTCGAGCTCTCGACGCTCTGCGGCTACAAGCACCACGACGACAGCGACGGCTCGCTCGCGGGCGGCAACATCCTCATCGGTATCGGGTTCGTCTCGGGGGTGCGCTGTCTCGTGGTCGTGACCAACTCCGCCATCAAGGGCGGCACCGCGACGCCCTGGGGGGTACAGAAGACGCTCCGGGCGCAGGAGATCGCGCTCGAGAACCGGCTGCCCGTCGTGTCGCTCGTCGAGAGCGGCGGCGCGAACCTGCTCTACCAGCAGGAACTCTTCGTGCCTGGCGGCGAGACCTTCTACAACCAGGCGAAGCTGTCGGCGGCCGGCATCCCGCAGATCACCGTGGTGCACGGCTCCAGCACCGCTGGCGGCGCGTACATCCCGGGGCTCTCCGACCACGTCATCATGGTGCGCGGCAAGGCGAAGGTGTTCCTCGCTGGCCCACCGCTTCTTCTCGCCGCAACCGGTGAGGTGGCAACCGACGAGGACCTCGGCGGCGCCGAGATGCACGCCACCGTCGCTGGCACCGCCGACCACCTCGCCGAGGACGACGCCGATGGGATCCGCATCGCTCGCGAGGTCATCGCGTCGCTCGGGTGGAACGACAGGCTGCCGCCGCTCGAGCGTGCCGCCGTCGAGCCGCCGCGCTACGCCGCCGACGAGCTGTGCGGTGTGGTGCCGCTTGACTACCGTCGGCCGTACGACTGCCGTGAGGTGATCGCTCGGATCGTCGACGGGTCAGACTTCTCGCCCTTCAAGGATGAATACGACGCGCTCACCGTCTGCGGCTGGGCGCGGGTCGAGGGCCGGGCGATTGGCATCATCGGGAACAATGGGCCGATCACTGCCAAGGGCGCGGCCAAGGCGGGGCAGTTCATCCAGCTCTGCTCCCAGGCGCGGACGCCGATCGTCTACCTACAGAACACGACCGGCTACATGGTCGGCACGCAGTCGGAGCAGGGCGGCATCGTGAAGCACGGCGCGAAGATGTTGCAGGCAGTGGCGAACGCGACCGTGCCGCAGGTGACCTTCCTGATCGGCGGGTCCTTCGGCGCTGGCAACTACGGCATGTGCGGCCGCGCGTTCCATCCGCGCTTCATCTTCGCGTGGCCGAATGCGCGCACGGCGGTGATGGGCGGAGAGCAGGCGGCGAAGGTGCTGTCCATCGTCTTCTCCGAGAAGGCCCGCCGTGCCGGTCAACCCTTCGACGAGGCGGCGATGAGCGAGATGTCGCGGCCGCTCATCGAGCAGTTCGACGCCGAGTCAGACGCGTTTCACTGCAGCGCCCGGCTGTTCGACGACGGCGTCATCGACCCACGGGACACGCGGCGCGTGCTCGGGTTCATCCTGTCCACCTGCGAGGAGGCCGCGCGCCGCACGCTCTCGCCGAACACCTTCGGCGTCGCCCGGCTGTAG
- a CDS encoding SDR family oxidoreductase: MGYRSLFAPSAFAGRTIVVTGAGSGIGRCTAHELASLGAHVVLVGRKPDKLARVAGELSAEGYASTQHAVDIRDEEGVRAMVAAIVSARGRIDGLVNNAGGQFPSPLALISKKGFEAVVATNLTGGFLVAREVFTQSMCDHGGAMVNMLADAWNGMPGMAHSGAARAGMFNLTQTAAVEWAFAGVRVNAVAPGWVASSGLDTYEDPRVRELIPQLRRQVPLHRLATEAEVSAAIVFLLSDAAAFISGEVIRIDGAASCNTKAFPLQEHSNSKPYEGFHLAASPKILGGKKEE, encoded by the coding sequence ATGGGCTACCGATCACTCTTCGCTCCAAGCGCCTTCGCGGGCCGGACGATCGTCGTCACCGGGGCTGGCAGCGGCATCGGGCGGTGCACGGCGCACGAGCTTGCGTCGCTCGGTGCGCATGTCGTCCTCGTCGGCCGCAAGCCGGACAAGCTCGCGCGCGTCGCCGGAGAGCTCTCCGCCGAGGGCTACGCGTCAACGCAACACGCCGTCGACATTCGAGACGAGGAAGGAGTGCGCGCCATGGTCGCTGCCATCGTCTCGGCGCGCGGCCGCATCGACGGGCTCGTGAACAACGCGGGCGGACAGTTTCCCTCACCGCTTGCGCTAATCTCGAAGAAGGGCTTCGAGGCGGTCGTCGCCACGAACCTCACGGGCGGCTTTCTCGTCGCGCGCGAGGTGTTCACGCAGTCGATGTGCGACCACGGCGGCGCGATGGTCAACATGCTCGCGGACGCGTGGAATGGCATGCCAGGCATGGCGCACTCGGGTGCGGCGCGCGCTGGCATGTTCAACCTGACACAGACGGCGGCCGTCGAGTGGGCCTTCGCTGGCGTTCGCGTGAATGCCGTCGCGCCCGGCTGGGTTGCTTCGAGCGGCCTCGATACCTACGAGGACCCGCGCGTCCGCGAGCTCATCCCGCAGCTGCGCCGGCAGGTGCCTCTGCACCGGCTCGCGACCGAGGCCGAGGTGAGCGCCGCCATCGTGTTTCTTCTGTCCGACGCGGCGGCCTTCATCTCCGGCGAGGTCATCCGCATCGACGGTGCCGCCTCCTGCAACACGAAGGCGTTCCCGCTGCAGGAGCACTCGAACTCGAAGCCGTACGAGGGGTTCCACCTCGCGGCGTCGCCGAAGATCCTCGGCGGCAAGAAGGAGGAGTGA
- a CDS encoding acyclic terpene utilization AtuA family protein — protein MDARPLRIGNASGFYGDRFSAFREMLEGGPLDVLTGDYLAELTMLILGRDRMKNPAGGYAKTFLRQLEETLGIAVEKKVRIVANAGGLNPAGLANDLRALVAKLGLSVRVAHVEGDDLVARADELGFGESITANAYLGGWGIAACLDAGADIVVTGRVTDASLVVGPAASHFRWQRHDWDRLAGAMVAGHVLECGAQATGGNFAFFGEIDVRRPGFPLAEIFADGSSIITKHPGTGGAVTVDTVKAQLVYEIGGARYAGPDATARFDTIAIEAAGADRVRISGVRGEPPPPDVKVCLNRLGGFRNEATFVLVGLDIERKAALVRAQLDAALNPRPAEVIYTLARTDHADAPTEEQASATLRVTVKDADPKAVGKPFSSAAVELALASYPGFCLTGLPGDGAPFGVYTPAYVDARKVPHVAVLPDGARTDIAPVDEARRLEAVSAPVLPTPLTPGPTRRVPLGQVALARSGDKGGDANIGVWVRTEEAWRWLAHALTEEALRTLLPETRSLKIHRHVLPNLRALNFVVEGLLGEGVSSSTRFDPQGKALGEWLRARHVDVPEQLL, from the coding sequence ATGGACGCTCGACCACTGCGCATCGGAAATGCATCCGGCTTCTACGGGGACCGCTTCTCGGCGTTCCGCGAGATGCTGGAGGGCGGGCCCCTCGACGTCCTCACGGGCGACTACCTCGCCGAGCTGACGATGCTCATCCTCGGCCGCGACCGCATGAAGAACCCGGCGGGCGGGTACGCGAAGACGTTCCTGCGCCAACTGGAGGAGACGCTCGGCATCGCGGTGGAGAAGAAGGTCCGCATCGTCGCGAACGCCGGCGGACTGAACCCGGCAGGGCTCGCTAACGATCTGCGCGCGCTCGTCGCGAAGCTCGGGCTGTCCGTTCGCGTTGCGCACGTTGAAGGAGACGACCTCGTCGCGCGAGCGGACGAGCTCGGCTTCGGCGAGTCGATCACGGCGAATGCATACCTCGGTGGCTGGGGCATCGCGGCGTGCCTCGATGCGGGCGCAGACATCGTCGTCACGGGGCGGGTGACGGACGCCTCGCTCGTTGTCGGCCCCGCAGCCTCTCACTTCCGTTGGCAGCGCCACGACTGGGACCGCCTCGCGGGCGCCATGGTCGCGGGCCACGTCCTCGAGTGCGGCGCGCAGGCCACCGGCGGCAACTTCGCGTTCTTCGGCGAGATCGACGTGCGCCGCCCCGGCTTCCCGCTGGCGGAGATCTTCGCTGATGGCTCGAGCATCATCACGAAGCACCCAGGCACCGGCGGCGCCGTCACGGTCGACACCGTGAAGGCCCAGCTCGTCTATGAAATTGGAGGTGCGCGCTATGCCGGCCCCGACGCCACCGCGCGCTTCGACACCATCGCCATCGAGGCCGCAGGCGCCGATCGTGTGCGCATCTCTGGCGTGCGCGGCGAGCCGCCGCCGCCGGACGTGAAGGTGTGCTTGAACCGGCTCGGTGGGTTCCGCAATGAAGCAACGTTCGTGCTCGTCGGCCTGGACATCGAGAGGAAGGCCGCGCTCGTGCGGGCGCAGCTCGATGCGGCGCTCAACCCACGGCCGGCTGAGGTCATCTACACGCTCGCACGCACCGACCACGCCGACGCACCGACCGAGGAGCAGGCCTCGGCGACGCTGCGGGTCACGGTGAAGGACGCCGATCCGAAGGCCGTCGGAAAGCCCTTCAGCAGCGCCGCGGTGGAACTCGCGCTCGCCAGCTATCCCGGCTTCTGCCTGACGGGCCTGCCCGGGGACGGGGCCCCCTTCGGCGTCTACACGCCGGCTTATGTCGACGCGCGGAAGGTGCCGCACGTCGCTGTACTTCCGGACGGTGCACGCACCGACATCGCGCCGGTGGACGAGGCGCGCAGGCTCGAAGCGGTGTCGGCGCCAGTGCTGCCCACGCCGCTGACGCCGGGGCCCACGAGGCGTGTGCCGCTCGGCCAGGTCGCGCTCGCCCGCAGCGGCGACAAGGGCGGCGACGCGAACATCGGCGTGTGGGTGCGCACCGAGGAGGCCTGGCGCTGGCTCGCGCATGCACTCACGGAGGAGGCCTTGCGCACGCTGCTGCCGGAGACGCGCAGCCTGAAGATCCACCGGCACGTGCTGCCGAACCTGCGTGCCTTGAATTTCGTGGTCGAGGGCCTCCTCGGAGAGGGCGTCTCGTCGTCCACCCGCTTTGATCCGCAGGGCAAGGCGCTTGGCGAGTGGCTGCGCGCGCGCCACGTCGACGTGCCCGAACAGCTTCTATGA